The following coding sequences lie in one Capsicum annuum cultivar UCD-10X-F1 chromosome 5, UCD10Xv1.1, whole genome shotgun sequence genomic window:
- the LOC107870117 gene encoding two pore potassium channel a, with protein sequence MANGDVEEPLLQGNVNSSIRFSDINSFKRRRPQSSRSCCTISHAQTNNEESLHCPELISTKSFRLRDVLLFLAAYIGVGAICFFMISDQIEGKKTNGILDAIYLCIVTMTTVGYGDLVPKSTLAKLLACVFVFTGMALVGFVLSKAADSFLERQQILFVKAIKMKKDCNSSTEVLKEVETNIEKYKFVTTLAILVVLTVLGTIFLCKVEDLSLFDAFYCVCASISTLGYGDKSFSTKWGRLFASFWILMSTICLGQLFYSLAELYTEQRRKSLFRWVLNRELTNSDLQAADLDHDSEVSAAEFIVYKLKELGKITEEDISIVMESFKLLDVDHSGTLTENDIALLHSLSSRSKS encoded by the exons ATGGCGAATGGTGATGTTGAAGAACCTCTACTACAAGGCAATGTAAATTCATCGATAAGATTTAGTGATATAAACTCATTTAAGCGAAGGCGGCCTCAATCTAGTAGGAGTTGTTGTACTATTAGTCATGCACAGACAAATAATGAGGAATCACTTCATTGCCCTGAGCTCATTTCAACGAAGAGTTTTAGGCTCAGAGATGTACTATTGTTCTTGGCTGCCTATATAGGAGTCGGAGCGATTTGCTTCTTCATGATAAGTGATCAAATCGAGGGCAAAAAGACGAATGGGATTCTTGATGCAATATATTTGTGTATTGTTACAATGACTACTGTTGGATATGGTGATCTTGTACCTAAAAGCACGCTAGCGAAGCTTCTCGCGTGTGTTTTTGTGTTCACTGGTATGGCTCTTGTCGGATTTGTTCTGAGTAAAGCAGCGGATAGTTTTCTGGAGAGGCAACAAATCCTTTTCGTCAAAGCTATCAAAATGAAGAAAGACTGTAACAGTTCGACGGAGGTTTTGAAAGAGGTAGAAACGAACATCGAGAAGTACAAGTTCGTAACTACTTTGGCAATACTTGTGGTACTTACTGTGCTCGGAACAATTTTTCTGTGCAAAGTCGAGGATTTGAGTTTGTTTGATgctttttattgtgtttgtgcTTCGATTAGTACTTTGGGGTATGGAGATAAGAGTTTTTCGACGAAATGGGGACGTCTATTCGCTTCTTTTTGGATATTGATGAGCACAATTTGTTTGGGACAGTTATTTTACTCCCTTGCTGAATTATATACAGAACAAAGACGAAAATCTTTGTTCCGATGGGTTCTAAATCGCGAGCTGACAAATTCAGACCTGCAGGCTGCGGATCTTGATCACGACAGTGAAGTGAG CGCTGCAGAATTCATCGTTTATAAACTTAAAGAGTTGGGGAAGATAACTGAGGAAGACATCTCTATAGTCATGGAAAGCTTCAAATTACTTGATGTTGATCATTCAGGCACATTGACTGAAAATGATATTGCACTTTTGCACTCGTTATCGTCGCGATCCAAAAGCTGA
- the LOC107870118 gene encoding microtubule-associated protein 70-5 isoform X1 — protein MSSFYEVCTEELFHVHSDPVILELNHLQNQLKEKDRELGAALSEIKALKATEVLKDKALEELGNEFQRLEGKLKIVENLLEQKNLDMKRLVNEKKEALAAQYAAEATLRRVYADQKDDDAPPLESIIAPLEAEIKMHKNEIAALQEDTRSLERHTRSKEAALVEAERILKSALERALIVEEIQNQNFELRRQIEIFQEENKILDKANRQKILEVEKLSQTIRELEEAILAGGAAANTLRDYKRQVSELQEEKRTLERELARVKVSANRVATVVANEWKDEKDKVMPVKQWLEERKLLQAEMQRLRNKLSISERTAKAEAQLKDKLKLRLKTLEEGLKQAFNVSANPNKSTKPQKTKHYLGNNLVKKSLWTSRNKSIGSVGKENEEMKENSIVDINSKEIIDADKIKNRGGDQDENKTNECIQSDNDDIVSGFLYDRLQKEVICLRKLCETKEFALNTKDEEIKMLMKKIEMLSKAIEVEARKRKVKKQGQ, from the exons ATGTCAAGTTTTTATGAAGTTTGTACTGAGGAACTTTTTCATGTTCATTCTGATCCTGTTATATTGGAACTCAATCATTTGCAGAACCAACTCAAAG AGAAAGATCGAGAACTTGGAGCAGCGCTAAGTGAAATTAAAGCGCTGAAAGCAACTGAAGTCCTCAAAGACAAGGCTCTTGAAGAG CTCGGAAATGAATTTCAACGATTGGAGGGAAAGCTGAAAATAGTCGAAAATCTTCTTGAACAAAAG AATCTTGATATGAAACGACTGGTCAACGAGAAGAAAGAAGCATTGGCTGCACAATATGCTGCTGAAGCAACTCTAAGAAGAGTATACGCAGATCAGAAAGACGATGATGCTCCTCCTCTCGAGTCCATTATTGCTCCACTCGAGGCGGAGATTAAGATGCACAAGAATGAG ATCGCTGCATTACAGGAGGATACAAGGTCATTGGAAAGACACACGAGGTCTAAAGAAGCCGCGTTGGTTGAAGCAGAAAGGATTTTAAAAAGTGCTCTTGAAAGGGCACTAATCGTCGAAGAGATTCAGAATCAGAACTTTGAGCTTAGAAGACAGATCGAAATCTTCCAG GAGGAAAACAAAATACTTGATAAGGCGAACCGTCAAAAGATTCTTGAGGTGGAAAAGCTTAGCCAAACTATTAGAGAACTTGAGGAGGCAATTCTTGCTGGAGGAGCTGCAGCTAATACACTTCGAGATTACAAACGACAAGTTTCTGAATTGCAA GAGGAAAAGAGGACATTGGAAAGGGAACTAGCAAGAGTTAAGGTTTCAGCAAACCGAGTAGCAACTGTCGTGGCAAACGAGTGGAAAGATgagaaagacaaagttatgcccGTAAAACAATGGCTAGAAGAAAGAAAGTTGTTGCAG GCGGAGATGCAACGACTGCGAAACAAGTTAAGCATATCAGAGAGAACGGCCAAGGCAGAAGCACAACTCAAG GATAAGCTAAAACTGAGACTCAAAACACTCGAAGAAGGCCTGAAGCAAGCGTTCAACGTCTCTGCCAATCCAAACAAATCGACAAAACCTCAAAAGACTAAACACTATCTTGGAAATAACTTAGTGAAAAAGAGTTTATGGACTTCTCGAAATAAGAGCATCGGCAGTGTTGGAAAGGAAAATGAAGAAATGAAGGAGAACTCTATCGTGGATATAAACAGCAAAGAAATCATTGACGCGGATAAGATCAAGAACCGAGGAGGTGATCAGGACGAAAATAAGACTAATGAATGCATCCAGAGCGATAACGATGATATAGTATCTGGTTTTTTATATGACAGGCTACAGAAAGAAGTTATCTGTTTAAGGAAACTTTGTGAGACAAAAGAGTTTGCTTTGAATACTaaagatgaagaaattaag ATGCTAATGAAGAAGATTGAGATGCTGTCGAAAGCTATAGAAGTTGAAGCAAGAAAACGAAAAGTGAAGAAACAAG GGCAATGA
- the LOC107870118 gene encoding microtubule-associated protein 70-5 isoform X2, producing the protein MKRLVNEKKEALAAQYAAEATLRRVYADQKDDDAPPLESIIAPLEAEIKMHKNEIAALQEDTRSLERHTRSKEAALVEAERILKSALERALIVEEIQNQNFELRRQIEIFQEENKILDKANRQKILEVEKLSQTIRELEEAILAGGAAANTLRDYKRQVSELQEEKRTLERELARVKVSANRVATVVANEWKDEKDKVMPVKQWLEERKLLQAEMQRLRNKLSISERTAKAEAQLKDKLKLRLKTLEEGLKQAFNVSANPNKSTKPQKTKHYLGNNLVKKSLWTSRNKSIGSVGKENEEMKENSIVDINSKEIIDADKIKNRGGDQDENKTNECIQSDNDDIVSGFLYDRLQKEVICLRKLCETKEFALNTKDEEIKMLMKKIEMLSKAIEVEARKRKVKKQGQ; encoded by the exons ATGAAACGACTGGTCAACGAGAAGAAAGAAGCATTGGCTGCACAATATGCTGCTGAAGCAACTCTAAGAAGAGTATACGCAGATCAGAAAGACGATGATGCTCCTCCTCTCGAGTCCATTATTGCTCCACTCGAGGCGGAGATTAAGATGCACAAGAATGAG ATCGCTGCATTACAGGAGGATACAAGGTCATTGGAAAGACACACGAGGTCTAAAGAAGCCGCGTTGGTTGAAGCAGAAAGGATTTTAAAAAGTGCTCTTGAAAGGGCACTAATCGTCGAAGAGATTCAGAATCAGAACTTTGAGCTTAGAAGACAGATCGAAATCTTCCAG GAGGAAAACAAAATACTTGATAAGGCGAACCGTCAAAAGATTCTTGAGGTGGAAAAGCTTAGCCAAACTATTAGAGAACTTGAGGAGGCAATTCTTGCTGGAGGAGCTGCAGCTAATACACTTCGAGATTACAAACGACAAGTTTCTGAATTGCAA GAGGAAAAGAGGACATTGGAAAGGGAACTAGCAAGAGTTAAGGTTTCAGCAAACCGAGTAGCAACTGTCGTGGCAAACGAGTGGAAAGATgagaaagacaaagttatgcccGTAAAACAATGGCTAGAAGAAAGAAAGTTGTTGCAG GCGGAGATGCAACGACTGCGAAACAAGTTAAGCATATCAGAGAGAACGGCCAAGGCAGAAGCACAACTCAAG GATAAGCTAAAACTGAGACTCAAAACACTCGAAGAAGGCCTGAAGCAAGCGTTCAACGTCTCTGCCAATCCAAACAAATCGACAAAACCTCAAAAGACTAAACACTATCTTGGAAATAACTTAGTGAAAAAGAGTTTATGGACTTCTCGAAATAAGAGCATCGGCAGTGTTGGAAAGGAAAATGAAGAAATGAAGGAGAACTCTATCGTGGATATAAACAGCAAAGAAATCATTGACGCGGATAAGATCAAGAACCGAGGAGGTGATCAGGACGAAAATAAGACTAATGAATGCATCCAGAGCGATAACGATGATATAGTATCTGGTTTTTTATATGACAGGCTACAGAAAGAAGTTATCTGTTTAAGGAAACTTTGTGAGACAAAAGAGTTTGCTTTGAATACTaaagatgaagaaattaag ATGCTAATGAAGAAGATTGAGATGCTGTCGAAAGCTATAGAAGTTGAAGCAAGAAAACGAAAAGTGAAGAAACAAG GGCAATGA